A single genomic interval of Anopheles marshallii chromosome 2, idAnoMarsDA_429_01, whole genome shotgun sequence harbors:
- the LOC128719658 gene encoding uncharacterized protein LOC128719658 yields the protein MRHASVWMCILLTFYNLQATSLAAIVPPPWSDPNKNPCATQPGGWQLLYWPPLKRCFKIFQLGYPCPDTMELSPVGAGTTGLGSTAECRCPPGTAQSPLTKKCHKLFERGPCEFGQYFAPIADSAGRSAIPKQRWGVCKSTEICDSGMIYWPQDNKCYQIHTKGPCPKGKLISLDNNGIARCKCENEGDLSNYFHEDTETCHEFFTKGPCLGTGELFLPSRKCACHERLPHYHNETNQCYELGTIGPCPFGHTFIVADSKRQTDGSSSGMKAECRCKDGYVQWKDGYCYKLYTQGPCEFGSFVTETNVCSVNPCDKGRLYFPQEKTCYRIGSQGPCTLHQVVIFDFTSRPSLDGISYNGMCGCSGVISNLDQSCTDDADQIPQSACDSTPEMVEVNRQCYKLYTRGPCGPGQWLEPKKIPTRIRSAACVCRPGYTPYEQPLANGVIGCQAPSVGIARWFMSLLGFGTSDPDEY from the exons ATGAGGCATGCATCCGTCTGGATGTGTATCCTGCTGACATTCTACAACCTGCAAGCGACGTCACTGGCGGCTATTGTACCACCGCCATGGAGCGATCCAAACAAGAACCCCTGCGCTACGCAACCGGGCGGCTGGCAACTTCTCTACTGGCCGCCGCTCAAACGCTGCTTTAAAATATTCCAGCTCGGTTATCCCTGTCCCGACACGATGGAGCTCAGCCCGGTCGGGGCCGGCACAACGGGGCTCGGTTCCACCGCCGAATGTCGATGTCCACCGGGTACCGCCCAGTCACCGCTAACCAAGAAATGCCACAAACTCTTCGAACGGGGTCCGTGCGAGTTCGGCCAATACTTTGCACCGATTGCCGATTCGGCTGGAAGGAGTGCCAT ACCAAAACAACGCTGGGGTGTCTGCAAGTCGACGGAAATCTGTGACAGCGGAATGATCTATTGGCCCCAGGACAACAAATGCTACCAGATACACACCAAAGGCCCTTGCCCGAAGGGAAAGCTCATCAGTTTAGATAACAACGGGATCGCACGGTGCAAG TGCGAAAACGAAGGCGACTTGAGCAACTACTTCCACGAGGACACCGAAACTTGCCATGAGTTTTTCACCAAAGGACCCTGCCTCGGTACGGGCGAACTATTTCTTCCCTCGCGAAAGTGTGCCTGTCACGAGCGTTTGCCACACTATCACAACGAAACCAACCAGTGCTACGAACTGGGCACGATTGGACCCTGCCCCTTCGGCCATACGTTTATCGTGGCGGacagcaaacggcaaacgGATGGATCAAGCAGTGGCATGAAAGCGGAATGTCGCTGTAAGGATGGTTATGTGCAGTGGAAGGACGGCTACTGCTACAAGCTATACACGCAAGGGCCGTGTGAGTTCGGGTCGTTTGTCACCGAAACAAACGTATGTTCGGTAAATCCTTGCGACAAAGGACGGCTTTACTTCCCACAGGAGAAAACATGCTATCGGATCGGTTCCCAAGGTCCCTGTACCTTGCACCAGGTGGTCATCTTTGACTTTACCTCACGTCCATCGCTCGATGGCATCTCGTACAATGGTATGTGCGGGTGTTCGGGTGTGATCTCGAATCTCGACCAATCCTGCACGGATGATGCAGATCAGATACCGCAAAGTGCCTGCGACAGTACGCCCGAAATGGTCGAAGTGAATCGCCAGTGTTACAAACTTTACACCCGCGGACCGTGTGGACCTGGTCAGTGGTTGGAACCGAAGAAAATTCCCACGCGCATACGGTCGGCAGCTTGCGTGTGTCGGCCGGGTTACACGCCGTATGAGCAACCGCTCGCTAACGGTGTCATAGGCTGCCAGGCGCCCAGTGTCGGCATTGCCAG ATGGTTCATGAGCTTGCTAGGCTTTGGAACATCCGACCCGGACGAATACTGA
- the LOC128719662 gene encoding luciferin sulfotransferase-like, whose translation MFTYHSLTSELAKAVQVPVNGPLVEVHLSDPSDLPKGAVDRPTPPAYCVLNENYRLSADRIRNLTVFEDDLWIVTAPKCGTTWTQEMMWLLDNDLNYQKASEINLIDRSIFLEFCTLVPSFDQDTITLVEQMRRPRHIKSHLPMALLPKQLWTVRPRIVYCARNPKDMVTSFYHHYRHMHGYMGTRETFLDAILQDVVMFQPQIPHTLDFWCIRDEPNVLFVHFEEMKRNMAKVLERACEFLGKTYTPEQLKRLEEHLSFEVMKKNDSANNSILLKLMKSMSSTETKDSFQFMRKGQVGSHREELSGEYIQKLNAYIERHLMGSSFIFME comes from the exons ATGTTCACCTACCATTCTCTTACATCTGAGCTAGCGAAAGCTGTTCAGGTACCGGTCAACGGTCCCCTGGTGGAGGTCCACCTAAGCGATCCATCAGATCTTCCCAAGGGAGCCGTTGATCGACCAACACCGCCGGCGTATTGTGTGCTGAATGAAAACTATAGATTATCCGCCGATAGAATACGAAACCTTACCGTCTTCGAGGATGATTTGTGGATAGTGACAGCTCCGAAATGTGGTACAACGTGGACCCAGGAGATGATGTGGTTGCTTGACAACGATCTCAACTATCAGAAGGCATCCGAAATCAATCTCATCGACCGATCAATCTTCCTCGA ATTTTGCACACTAGTGCCCTCATTCGATCAAGATACCATTACGCTAGTCGAACAGATGAGACGACCGCGACACATCAAAAGCCATCTACCGATGGCACTGCTGCCCAAACAACTGTGGACGGTGCGACCCCGAATCGTGTACTGTGCACGTAACCCGAAGGATATGGTAACCAGCTTCTACCATCACTATCGTCACATGCACGGGTACATGGGTACCAGGGAAACTTTTCTCGATGCAATACTCCAGGACGTTGTCATGTTTCAACCCCAGATACCACACACGTTAGATTTTTGGTGCATACGCGACGAACCGAACGTACTTTTCGTACACTTTGAAGAGATGAAACGG AATATGGCGAAGGTGCTTGAAAGGGCTTGCGAATTTCTCGgtaaaacatacacaccagAGCAGCTCAAACGCCTTGAAGAACATCTGTCCTTCGAAGTCATGAAGA AAAACGATTCTGCCAATAACTCCATACTACTGAAATTAATGAAGTCTATGTCGTCAACTGAGACAAAAGATAGTTTCCA ATTTATGAGAAAGGGACAAGTTGGATCCCACCGTGAAGAGCTCTCCGGTGAATATATACAAAAACTTAACGCCTACATTGAACGCCACCTAATGGGCAGTAGCTTTATATTTAtggagtaa